The following are encoded together in the Zingiber officinale cultivar Zhangliang chromosome 8A, Zo_v1.1, whole genome shotgun sequence genome:
- the LOC122008958 gene encoding uncharacterized protein LOC122008958: MRRTILSMNAISFGLVATAILVSMFLIMALFEHLIAPRVSLLRSSRRNARDSSSEIRRSHAPVHSHEKAQTSATVGNEHEGDVFVVMPGEKHPTFLAFPSPREGMTWPSSGP, translated from the exons ATGCGCAGGACTATTCTTTCCATGAATGCCATCTCCTTCGGATTAGTAGCCACTGCAATCTTGGTTTCTATGTTCCTCATCATGGCACTGTTCGAGCACCTTATCGCGCCGAGGGTATCCTTGCTCCGGTCGTCGCGGCGCAATGCCCGAGATTCATCGTCGGAGATTCGCCGGTCACATGCTCCGGTTCACTCGCACGAGAAGGCCCAAACTTCAGCGACA GTTGGGAATGAGCATGAAGGCGATGTGTTTGTGGTAATGCCGGGAGAAAAGCATCCCACCTTCCTGGCTTTTCCTTCGCCGAGAGAGGGAATGACTTGGCCTTCCAGTGGTCCTTAA